The Desulfotignum phosphitoxidans DSM 13687 genome includes a region encoding these proteins:
- the narJ gene encoding nitrate reductase molybdenum cofactor assembly chaperone, which yields MTEYKKHTPMISLSGTTWQVLSVLLDYPDKRLLHDLDPIAAATRQIPEPEFKHAVQNFLTYLQAHDLLRLQENHTAAFDLGSATTLNLTYHAFGDNEKRAAALAKLQHLYDRTGWERTSGDLPDYLPLLLEFLWLHPRPEPAAATQIWQCLNAATHLVVGLEKKAPAYAELLRPLGRLAAAAATGTDQQDSRMTPRPHTQGEPT from the coding sequence ATGACAGAATACAAAAAACATACACCCATGATCTCCTTATCCGGCACCACATGGCAGGTGCTCTCCGTGCTGCTCGATTACCCGGACAAAAGGCTGTTGCATGATCTTGATCCCATCGCCGCTGCCACCCGGCAGATCCCCGAACCTGAATTCAAACATGCGGTGCAAAATTTTCTGACCTATCTTCAAGCCCATGACCTGCTGCGCCTCCAGGAAAATCATACCGCGGCCTTTGATCTAGGATCAGCCACGACGCTCAACCTGACCTATCACGCCTTTGGTGACAATGAAAAACGGGCTGCGGCTCTGGCAAAACTGCAGCACCTGTACGACCGAACCGGGTGGGAACGCACGAGCGGGGATCTGCCCGATTATCTGCCATTGCTCCTGGAATTTCTCTGGCTCCATCCCCGGCCGGAACCGGCAGCAGCAACACAGATATGGCAATGCCTGAATGCCGCAACCCATCTGGTGGTCGGACTGGAAAAAAAAGCACCGGCCTATGCCGAACTTCTTCGCCCCCTGGGCCGTCTGGCAGCAGCGGCCGCCACCGGCACAGATCAACAAGACTCCCGGATGACACCCCGCCCGCACACACAAGGAGAACCGACATGA
- the narI gene encoding respiratory nitrate reductase subunit gamma codes for MTLWHTLIFTVFPYICLTTFVFGHGYRYITDRFGWNARSSEFLEKKYLFYGSILFHFGIIATFMGHAGGLLIPQRVLDIFGITAQIHNTIAHWNGLAVGMAAFAGILVLGWRRMKQPRLKIVTTRNDMVTLAALAVVIATGMYNVLFSHFNMLYSVAPWIRGIVTFTPDSTLMLDVPLSFRVHVTAAWALLAFSPFTRLVHIWSVPLFYLTRPFIVYRRQTRQA; via the coding sequence ATGACCCTTTGGCATACCCTTATTTTTACCGTTTTCCCCTACATATGTTTGACCACTTTCGTGTTCGGCCATGGTTACCGCTATATCACCGACCGATTTGGCTGGAATGCCCGTTCCAGTGAATTTCTTGAAAAAAAATATCTTTTCTACGGATCGATCCTGTTCCATTTCGGCATCATTGCAACCTTTATGGGGCATGCCGGCGGACTGCTCATTCCCCAGCGCGTGCTTGATATCTTCGGTATCACAGCTCAAATACACAACACCATTGCTCACTGGAACGGCCTGGCCGTGGGAATGGCGGCGTTTGCCGGTATCCTGGTGCTGGGATGGCGCCGAATGAAACAGCCCCGCCTGAAGATTGTGACCACCCGCAATGACATGGTCACACTGGCAGCCCTGGCTGTGGTGATCGCCACGGGGATGTACAATGTATTGTTCAGCCATTTCAACATGCTGTACAGTGTGGCCCCCTGGATCAGAGGCATCGTCACCTTTACGCCTGACAGCACCCTGATGCTCGACGTACCCTTAAGCTTCCGGGTTCATGTGACAGCAGCCTGGGCTTTGCTGGCATTTTCCCCTTTCACCCGTCTGGTGCACATCTGGAGTGTTCCTTTGTTCTACCTGACACGGCCCTTCATCGTTTACCGACGGCAGACACGGCAGGCCTGA